In one window of bacterium DNA:
- a CDS encoding CPBP family intramembrane metalloprotease, whose translation MKSAVLKSTLPFAMDANERRATVILMLGVVVTTLHRQSCGVDVLPAEGMLASESARTWLYFGLTFLLFAAIPAAVLRWGYRQRLGDYGVRMGDWRFGAKAVFVLLPIITVAMLLPASQMPDMQQFYPVDKGAMASSWDFTQYAVGRVLLFYVGWEFFFRGFMLFGIRDAVGDAMAIAVTTLPSALWHIGYPTGELYSSIAAGLLFGWLALRTRSVLWPLLLHAGIGIVTDLTITLSM comes from the coding sequence GGCGCGCGACCGTGATCCTCATGCTCGGCGTTGTCGTCACCACGCTGCACAGGCAGTCCTGCGGTGTCGACGTCCTGCCTGCCGAAGGAATGCTCGCCTCCGAAAGCGCGCGTACCTGGCTGTACTTCGGTTTGACCTTCCTGCTCTTCGCCGCCATTCCCGCCGCCGTACTGCGCTGGGGATACCGTCAGCGGCTCGGGGACTATGGCGTGCGGATGGGGGACTGGCGTTTCGGCGCGAAGGCCGTGTTCGTTCTTCTCCCCATCATCACCGTCGCCATGCTGCTGCCCGCATCGCAGATGCCGGACATGCAGCAGTTCTATCCCGTGGACAAGGGCGCGATGGCGTCGTCATGGGATTTCACGCAGTATGCCGTGGGACGCGTACTGCTCTTTTACGTGGGGTGGGAATTCTTCTTCCGCGGTTTCATGCTCTTCGGGATTCGCGATGCGGTAGGTGATGCGATGGCCATCGCTGTCACCACGCTGCCATCCGCTCTCTGGCATATCGGTTATCCGACAGGAGAACTGTATTCCTCGATCGCGGCGGGACTGCTGTTCGGCTGGCTGGCGCTGCGCACGCGCTCTGTTCTCTGGCCGCTGCTGCTGCACGCAGGCATCGGCATCGTCACTGATCTGACCATAACCCTTTCCATGTGA
- a CDS encoding phosphatase PAP2 family protein, translating into MRTQEKPSRWYQYTVGTGVAVLLLIIVLTLSFPHRIADADTLFLSSYLVLLATLLVHVISSLLGRPWRALLRGVGVIMLVNYLFSAVAGMQHLIFTEWKDAALIAFETRFTGVELSHILEGITVPALTEWLMASYVIYVPLMPLAAWLAYHYRGEEELYRYLFSLLVVNIGCNLGFVLYPIASQLFYDPTQYTVPLTGGVFANMGEWMRANVHFPGGSFPSPHNAAGTVMFVFLWRAHRRWAAVFTPFLLSIPMATVYGRFHYVSDAIVGIALSVLVLNLVLLRHRAEQPERAKSAQPLSQTLEHKPQFARS; encoded by the coding sequence ATGCGTACTCAAGAAAAACCATCACGCTGGTATCAATACACCGTCGGCACTGGCGTCGCAGTACTGCTGCTGATCATCGTGCTCACCCTGAGCTTCCCGCATCGCATTGCGGATGCGGACACGCTGTTTCTCAGCAGCTATCTTGTGCTGCTGGCGACGCTGCTCGTCCATGTGATTTCCTCCCTGCTCGGCAGGCCCTGGCGGGCGCTGCTCCGCGGTGTGGGCGTCATCATGCTCGTCAACTACCTGTTCAGTGCAGTCGCCGGCATGCAGCATCTGATATTCACCGAGTGGAAGGACGCCGCGCTCATCGCATTCGAAACGCGCTTTACCGGGGTGGAGCTTTCCCACATTCTTGAAGGCATCACGGTGCCGGCGCTGACGGAATGGTTGATGGCATCGTATGTCATTTATGTTCCGCTCATGCCCCTGGCAGCATGGCTTGCGTACCACTATCGCGGGGAGGAGGAACTGTACCGCTATCTCTTCAGTCTGCTGGTGGTGAACATCGGCTGCAACCTGGGTTTCGTGCTGTACCCGATCGCGAGTCAGCTGTTCTACGATCCCACGCAGTACACCGTGCCGCTGACTGGTGGTGTGTTTGCGAACATGGGAGAGTGGATGCGCGCCAACGTGCATTTCCCCGGTGGCAGCTTCCCGAGTCCCCACAACGCGGCCGGCACGGTCATGTTCGTCTTTCTCTGGCGCGCGCATCGCCGCTGGGCGGCCGTGTTCACGCCCTTCCTGCTCAGCATTCCCATGGCCACCGTGTATGGACGCTTCCACTACGTGTCCGACGCCATAGTCGGTATCGCGCTTTCCGTGCTCGTGCTAAATCTCGTACTGCTGCGCCACAGGGCGGAGCAGCCGGAGCGCGCAAAGAGTGCGCAGCCACTGTCGCAGACGCTGGAGCACAAACCGCAATTCGCCCGTTCGTAA